A single window of Mycolicibacterium aurum DNA harbors:
- a CDS encoding nitroreductase family deazaflavin-dependent oxidoreductase — translation MSGRPNRANHPNNAPGVPMIFPAWFERLQIKYINPLLRPLSKRMPGLAVIKHRGRTSGKDYETIVTPYRKGTVLAIGLAHGKTNWVKNVIAAGEADIQIGKKTLHLVRPRVLPAGTEDPTLPRAAQMVAKRSGVFVAEIA, via the coding sequence ATGTCCGGTCGGCCCAACCGAGCCAACCACCCGAACAATGCGCCGGGTGTGCCCATGATCTTTCCGGCCTGGTTCGAGCGGCTGCAGATCAAATACATCAATCCGCTGCTCCGGCCCCTGTCGAAGCGGATGCCCGGGCTCGCCGTGATCAAGCACCGTGGACGGACGTCGGGCAAGGACTACGAGACCATCGTCACGCCGTACCGCAAAGGCACGGTGCTCGCGATCGGGCTGGCCCACGGTAAGACGAACTGGGTGAAGAACGTGATCGCCGCAGGCGAGGCGGATATCCAGATCGGGAAGAAAACCCTGCACCTGGTCCGGCCGCGGGTGCTGCCCGCCGGGACCGAGGACCCGACCCTGCCGCGGGCGGCCCAGATGGTCGCGAAGCGCTCGGGAGTGTTCGTCGCCGAAATTGCTTGA
- a CDS encoding L-aspartate oxidase: MTGCGGRGGWRQRADVVVIGTGVAGLAAALAAHRRGRKVVLLSKAGETATFYAQGGIAVVLPHAHNDDGDSIESHVADTLAAGAGLCDPEAVRSIVSDGYRAVTELVSWGAHFDESEPGRWALTREGGHSRRRIIHSGGDATGAEVQRALNYAAENLDIRRNHVALDLVLDDGAVAGVTVLSGDGLGVVYAPSVILATGGLGHLYQATTNPDGSTGDGVALAMWAGVAVSDLEFIQFHPTMLHTGDSGGRRPLITEALRGEGATLIDAHGRSVTSGVHPMGDLAPRDVVAAAIDARLAQTGDPCVYLDARAVRNLPKRFPTVNAACLQAGIDPTRQPIPVVPGAHYSCGGVVTDVHGRTDVAGLFAAGEVARTGMHGANRLASNSLLEGLVVGGRAGNAAAEHAASAGPSRVVETVPTMRPTLPRVALQQAMTRHASVVRSGRGLRELADRLDTATPRELRSRSDFEDAALTAVARSVAEAALARTESRGCHHRSDFPDIDPMQGFSTARGRNLAPTAAGCI; encoded by the coding sequence ATGACGGGCTGCGGCGGCCGCGGTGGTTGGCGCCAGCGAGCCGACGTGGTCGTCATCGGCACCGGGGTCGCCGGGCTTGCCGCTGCGCTCGCCGCACATCGCCGCGGCCGCAAGGTCGTCCTGCTGAGCAAGGCGGGTGAGACCGCCACCTTCTACGCCCAAGGCGGGATCGCGGTCGTACTGCCGCACGCGCACAACGACGACGGAGACTCGATCGAGTCCCATGTGGCCGACACGCTGGCTGCCGGCGCCGGGTTGTGCGACCCCGAAGCGGTCCGCTCGATCGTGTCCGACGGCTACCGTGCGGTCACCGAATTGGTTTCCTGGGGAGCGCATTTCGACGAGTCCGAGCCGGGACGCTGGGCACTCACGCGGGAAGGCGGGCACAGCAGGCGTCGCATCATCCATTCGGGTGGGGACGCAACCGGCGCCGAGGTGCAGCGCGCACTGAACTACGCGGCGGAGAACCTGGACATTCGCCGCAACCATGTCGCACTGGACCTGGTCCTCGACGACGGCGCTGTTGCCGGAGTGACGGTTCTCAGCGGTGACGGTCTCGGAGTCGTGTACGCCCCGTCGGTGATCCTCGCGACCGGAGGCCTCGGCCACCTGTACCAGGCCACCACCAACCCCGACGGGTCGACCGGCGACGGTGTGGCGCTGGCGATGTGGGCCGGAGTTGCGGTCAGCGACCTGGAGTTCATCCAGTTCCACCCGACCATGCTGCACACCGGAGACAGTGGGGGACGGCGACCGCTGATCACCGAGGCGCTGCGGGGAGAGGGCGCGACACTCATCGACGCGCACGGCCGCTCGGTCACCTCCGGGGTGCACCCGATGGGCGACCTGGCCCCGCGCGACGTGGTGGCCGCGGCCATCGACGCGCGCCTGGCCCAGACCGGCGACCCATGTGTCTACCTCGACGCCCGCGCAGTTCGGAACCTTCCGAAGCGCTTCCCGACGGTCAACGCCGCCTGCCTGCAGGCCGGAATCGACCCCACCCGGCAGCCGATTCCGGTGGTACCCGGCGCTCACTACAGCTGCGGCGGTGTGGTGACAGACGTGCACGGCCGCACCGACGTCGCCGGGCTGTTCGCGGCGGGAGAGGTGGCGCGTACCGGCATGCACGGCGCCAACCGGCTCGCCTCCAACAGCCTGCTGGAGGGTTTGGTGGTCGGCGGGCGCGCCGGGAACGCCGCGGCCGAGCATGCCGCATCGGCCGGGCCGAGCCGCGTCGTCGAGACGGTCCCTACGATGCGGCCCACACTGCCGAGAGTCGCACTGCAGCAGGCGATGACGCGACACGCGTCCGTGGTCCGCAGCGGCCGGGGATTGCGCGAGCTGGCCGACCGCCTGGACACCGCGACTCCGCGAGAGTTGCGGTCCCGATCGGACTTCGAGGACGCGGCGCTGACGGCGGTCGCCCGTTCGGTCGCCGAGGCGGCGTTGGCGCGCACCGAATCCCGCGGTTGCCACCACCGGTCGGACTTCCCCGACATCGACCCGATGCAGGGATTCAGCACAGCGCGCGGCAGAAATCTCGCGCCTACCGCGGCGGGGTGCATATGA
- a CDS encoding LysE family transporter, with protein sequence MTWQMWLAFFGAAIVIAVSPGAGAVQSMATGLTHGVKRGYWSIAGLEVGLMLQLTLVAVGLGAAVANSILAFTVIKWLGVAYLAYLAVRQWRSAALDLDAQVHRAADGGRMSLVSRGFLVNATNPKGLLFFLAVMPQFVVPTAPLLPQYLAIGVTMVAVDLVVMGFYTALSVRLLTWLRTPRQQTVLNRVFSGLFATAAVVLALLRRGPATA encoded by the coding sequence ATGACCTGGCAGATGTGGTTGGCGTTCTTCGGGGCAGCCATCGTGATCGCGGTGTCGCCGGGTGCCGGCGCCGTCCAATCGATGGCCACCGGCCTGACGCACGGAGTCAAACGCGGGTACTGGAGCATCGCCGGCCTCGAAGTGGGGCTGATGCTGCAGCTGACGCTCGTCGCCGTCGGCCTGGGCGCCGCAGTGGCGAATTCGATTCTGGCCTTCACCGTCATCAAGTGGCTGGGAGTGGCCTACCTGGCCTACCTGGCGGTCCGCCAGTGGCGCAGCGCGGCACTGGACCTCGACGCCCAGGTGCACCGGGCCGCTGACGGAGGCCGCATGTCGCTGGTGTCGCGGGGGTTCCTGGTGAACGCCACGAACCCGAAAGGCCTGCTGTTCTTTCTGGCCGTGATGCCGCAGTTCGTGGTGCCCACCGCACCGCTCCTGCCGCAATATCTGGCCATCGGAGTCACGATGGTCGCCGTCGACCTGGTCGTGATGGGCTTCTACACCGCGCTGTCGGTGCGGCTGCTGACCTGGCTGCGCACACCGCGGCAGCAGACGGTGCTCAATCGCGTGTTCTCCGGGCTGTTCGCCACGGCCGCCGTGGTGCTGGCGCTGTTGCGGCGGGGACCGGCCACAGCCTGA
- the nadC gene encoding carboxylating nicotinate-nucleotide diphosphorylase produces MTLSEKEFAEARAVVARALEEDLRYGPDVTTLATVDADARTIASMVSREEGVVAGLDLALLVLDEVIGAESYCVKHRVPDGTRLGAGDAALVVEGPTRGLLTAERTMLNLVCHLSGVATATAAWVEAVSGTSAKIRDTRKTLPGLRALQKYAVRVGGGTNHRLGLGDAALIKDNHVAAAGSVVAALRQVRAAAPDLPCEVEVDSLEQLDDVLAEDVELVLLDNFPVWQTQIAVQRRDARSPATKLESSGGLALQNAADYAGTGVDYLAVGALTHSVRVLDLGLDL; encoded by the coding sequence ATGACACTTTCCGAGAAGGAATTCGCCGAGGCTCGTGCGGTCGTCGCGCGCGCCCTCGAGGAGGACCTGCGGTACGGACCCGACGTGACCACACTGGCCACCGTCGACGCCGACGCGCGGACCATCGCATCGATGGTGTCCCGCGAGGAGGGCGTCGTCGCCGGCCTGGACTTGGCGCTGCTGGTCCTCGACGAGGTGATCGGCGCCGAAAGTTACTGCGTCAAACACCGTGTCCCGGATGGGACGCGCCTGGGTGCCGGCGACGCGGCGCTCGTGGTGGAGGGGCCGACACGCGGGCTGCTCACCGCCGAGCGCACGATGCTGAATCTGGTGTGCCATCTGTCCGGTGTCGCGACAGCAACGGCGGCGTGGGTGGAGGCGGTGTCGGGAACCAGCGCGAAGATCCGGGACACCCGCAAGACGCTGCCCGGTCTGCGGGCGCTGCAGAAGTACGCGGTGCGGGTCGGCGGTGGCACCAATCACCGTCTGGGGCTGGGAGATGCCGCCCTGATCAAGGACAACCACGTCGCCGCGGCCGGGTCGGTGGTCGCCGCGCTGCGTCAAGTGCGGGCGGCAGCACCGGACCTGCCGTGTGAGGTCGAGGTCGACTCGCTGGAACAACTCGACGATGTCCTGGCCGAGGATGTCGAGCTGGTGCTCCTGGACAACTTCCCGGTCTGGCAGACGCAGATCGCCGTGCAGCGTCGCGACGCGCGCTCCCCGGCGACGAAGTTGGAGTCCTCGGGCGGCCTGGCGTTGCAGAACGCGGCCGACTACGCGGGCACCGGGGTGGACTACCTCGCCGTCGGTGCGCTGACCCATTCGGTGCGGGTGCTGGACCTAGGGTTGGATCTCTAG
- the nadA gene encoding quinolinate synthase NadA, translated as MTVLANDLADRIVDGPGGFSGVDGDEVWAAEVRRLLTLRGATLLAHNYQLPAIQDVADHVGDSLALSRIAAEAPEDTIVFAGVHFMAETAKILSPDKTVLIPDQRAGCSLADSISADELRAWKAEHPGAVVVSYVNTTAAVKAETDICCTSSNAVEVVASIPDDRDVLFCPDQFLGAHVRRVTGRKNLHVWAGECHVHAGINGDELADQARTHPDAELYVHPECGCATSALYLAGEGAFPADRVKILSTGGMLDAARESSARQVLVATEVGMLHQLRRAAPEIDFQAVNDRASCKYMKMITPAAMLRCLVDGADEVHVDPDVAAAARLSVQRMIEIGQPGGDE; from the coding sequence ATGACGGTCCTCGCTAACGATCTTGCTGACCGGATCGTCGACGGCCCCGGAGGCTTCTCCGGTGTGGACGGCGACGAGGTCTGGGCTGCTGAAGTGCGCCGACTCCTCACGTTGCGCGGAGCGACTCTGCTCGCGCACAACTATCAACTGCCCGCCATCCAGGACGTTGCCGACCATGTGGGCGACTCACTGGCGCTGTCGCGGATCGCGGCCGAAGCTCCCGAGGACACGATCGTGTTCGCCGGCGTGCACTTCATGGCCGAGACGGCCAAGATCCTCTCGCCGGACAAGACCGTCTTGATCCCCGACCAGCGTGCGGGCTGCTCGCTGGCCGATTCGATCAGCGCCGACGAACTGCGGGCCTGGAAGGCCGAGCACCCCGGGGCGGTGGTGGTGTCCTACGTCAACACCACCGCGGCGGTGAAGGCCGAGACCGATATCTGCTGCACGTCGTCGAATGCGGTCGAGGTCGTCGCGTCGATTCCCGACGATCGCGACGTCCTGTTCTGCCCGGACCAGTTCCTCGGAGCGCACGTCCGCCGGGTGACCGGGCGCAAGAACCTCCACGTGTGGGCGGGCGAGTGCCACGTGCACGCGGGCATCAACGGTGATGAACTCGCCGACCAGGCGCGCACCCATCCAGACGCAGAACTGTACGTCCACCCCGAATGTGGTTGCGCCACCTCGGCGTTGTATCTGGCCGGCGAAGGCGCGTTCCCGGCGGACCGGGTCAAGATCCTGTCCACCGGCGGCATGCTCGACGCCGCCAGGGAATCGAGTGCCCGTCAGGTGCTGGTGGCCACCGAGGTGGGAATGCTGCACCAGTTGCGCCGCGCCGCACCCGAAATCGACTTCCAGGCAGTCAACGACCGGGCGTCGTGCAAGTACATGAAGATGATCACGCCCGCCGCGATGCTGCGCTGCCTCGTCGATGGCGCCGACGAGGTGCACGTCGATCCAGATGTGGCGGCAGCGGCACGGTTGAGCGTGCAGCGGATGATCGAGATCGGGCAGCCCGGCGGCGACGAATGA
- the hisD gene encoding histidinol dehydrogenase, whose translation MVSVNVSPGLLRRIDLRGATLSAAQLRTALPRGGVDVDVVLPKVRPIVDAVAARGAEAALDYGASFDGVRPDQVRVPAELLTAALAELDPAIRTALEVAIERARTVHADQRRTDTTTTLAPGATVTERWVPVERVGLYVPGGNAVYPSSVVMNVVPAQTAGVDSLVIASPPQASNPAHLRGLPHPTILAAAALLGVTEVWAVGGAQAVALLAYGGTDTDGTELAPVDMVTGPGNIYVTAAKRICRSLVGIDAEAGPTEIAILADHTADPVHVVADLISQAEHDEMAASVLVTDSTDLADATDRELAVQLETTVHRERVTAALSGQQSAIVLVDDVDAGVRTVNAYAAEHLEIQTVGATEVARRIRSAGAIFVGPWSPVSLGDYCAGSNHVLPTAGCARHSSGLSVQTFLRGIHVVDYTEAALKDVSGYVITLANAENLPSHGEAVRRRFES comes from the coding sequence ATGGTCAGCGTGAATGTATCGCCCGGCCTCCTGCGGCGCATCGATCTGCGCGGCGCGACCCTGTCGGCGGCGCAGTTGCGGACGGCTCTGCCCCGCGGCGGCGTCGACGTCGACGTCGTCCTACCCAAGGTCCGACCCATCGTCGATGCGGTCGCGGCGCGCGGCGCCGAGGCGGCACTCGACTACGGTGCCTCGTTCGACGGTGTCCGGCCCGACCAGGTGCGCGTTCCCGCTGAGCTGTTGACCGCGGCACTCGCCGAACTCGATCCCGCCATCCGCACCGCGTTGGAGGTCGCGATCGAGCGGGCCCGCACCGTGCACGCCGACCAGCGCCGTACCGATACCACCACCACGCTGGCTCCCGGGGCGACCGTGACCGAACGCTGGGTGCCCGTCGAGCGGGTGGGTCTGTACGTACCCGGCGGCAACGCGGTGTACCCGTCGAGCGTGGTGATGAACGTGGTGCCCGCACAGACCGCGGGAGTGGACTCCCTGGTGATCGCGAGCCCACCGCAGGCTTCGAACCCCGCACACCTGCGCGGCCTGCCACACCCGACCATCCTCGCCGCGGCCGCGCTGCTCGGTGTCACCGAGGTGTGGGCGGTCGGCGGCGCGCAGGCCGTTGCTCTGCTGGCCTACGGCGGCACCGACACGGACGGAACCGAGCTCGCGCCCGTCGACATGGTCACCGGCCCCGGCAACATCTATGTCACCGCGGCCAAACGCATCTGCCGTTCGCTGGTCGGTATCGATGCCGAGGCAGGGCCCACGGAGATCGCGATCCTGGCCGACCACACCGCCGACCCGGTGCACGTCGTCGCCGACCTCATCAGCCAGGCCGAGCACGACGAGATGGCGGCCAGCGTGCTCGTCACCGACAGCACCGACCTGGCCGACGCCACCGACCGCGAACTGGCCGTGCAACTGGAGACGACCGTGCACCGCGAGCGGGTGACCGCCGCACTCAGCGGACAGCAGTCGGCGATCGTGCTCGTCGACGACGTCGACGCCGGCGTGCGCACCGTGAATGCCTATGCCGCCGAGCACCTGGAGATCCAGACCGTGGGCGCTACCGAAGTCGCGCGCCGGATCCGTTCCGCCGGAGCGATTTTCGTCGGACCGTGGTCGCCGGTGAGTCTCGGCGACTACTGCGCGGGATCCAACCACGTGCTGCCCACCGCCGGCTGTGCCCGGCATTCCAGTGGCCTTTCGGTACAGACGTTCCTGCGTGGCATCCACGTGGTGGACTACACCGAGGCTGCGCTGAAAGATGTGTCGGGCTACGTCATCACGTTGGCCAACGCCGAGAATCTGCCCAGCCACGGCGAAGCGGTACGCCGGAGGTTCGAGTCATGA